In Planctomycetota bacterium, a single window of DNA contains:
- a CDS encoding aldehyde dehydrogenase family protein has translation MRTIPPLWFETRPWVGGEWRSSSDAFDVTEPATGRTIATVGRADAALAGAACDSAAAAFHGWSRSSAADRGLVLTRTAALLAARRDEIARLITAEQGKPYAHAAAEVDYAASFFQWFGEEARRVKGRIVPHPQADREFLVERRPAGVAGLVTPWNFPLAQAAKKIAAALAAGCTAVWKPAEATPLVALGLVPLLLEAGLPGDVLQVVPGRGSEVGGVLAAHPAVRVLSLTGSTETGRSLMAAAAAGIKRVSLELGGNAPFIVLPDADTAFVAEQLVRLKLFVSGQVCVTANRVFVPAALEERLVAELADRLMAARVGDGMADGVDAGPLIHARACADVGARVASAVADGAEVVCANRGYEADGRLHGGSFFPPSLVRGVGDSMRLAREEIFGPVIALSRYDRVGDAVARANATPAGLAGYVYGTDLAACRAVASALEVGIVGVNEWRPLKAEIPFGGVKESGIGAEGGEEGIAEFLDTRVVSMPRPPLPA, from the coding sequence ATGCGGACGATTCCGCCGTTGTGGTTCGAGACCCGGCCCTGGGTCGGCGGGGAGTGGCGCTCGTCGAGCGATGCCTTCGACGTCACCGAACCGGCCACCGGGCGCACGATCGCGACGGTCGGGCGCGCCGACGCCGCGCTCGCCGGCGCGGCGTGCGACTCCGCGGCGGCCGCGTTCCACGGCTGGTCGCGCTCCTCCGCGGCCGACCGCGGGCTGGTGCTGACCCGGACCGCGGCGCTGCTCGCCGCGCGGCGCGACGAAATCGCGCGGCTGATCACCGCCGAGCAGGGCAAACCCTATGCCCACGCCGCCGCCGAGGTCGACTATGCGGCGAGCTTCTTCCAGTGGTTCGGCGAGGAGGCACGGCGCGTGAAGGGGCGGATCGTGCCCCACCCGCAGGCCGACCGGGAGTTTCTCGTCGAGCGCCGTCCGGCCGGCGTGGCCGGGCTCGTCACGCCGTGGAACTTTCCGCTCGCCCAAGCCGCCAAGAAGATCGCCGCGGCGCTGGCCGCCGGCTGCACGGCGGTGTGGAAGCCGGCCGAGGCGACGCCGCTGGTGGCCCTCGGCCTCGTCCCGCTGCTCCTCGAGGCGGGGCTTCCCGGCGACGTCCTCCAGGTCGTGCCCGGCCGCGGCAGCGAGGTCGGCGGGGTGCTCGCCGCCCACCCGGCAGTGCGCGTCCTCAGCCTCACCGGCTCCACGGAGACAGGCCGGAGCCTGATGGCGGCGGCGGCGGCGGGGATCAAGCGCGTGTCGCTCGAGCTCGGCGGCAACGCCCCGTTCATCGTCCTCCCCGACGCCGACACCGCGTTCGTCGCCGAGCAGCTCGTGCGCCTCAAGCTGTTCGTCTCGGGGCAGGTGTGCGTGACGGCCAACCGGGTGTTCGTCCCCGCGGCGCTCGAGGAACGGCTCGTGGCGGAACTGGCCGACCGGCTGATGGCGGCCCGGGTCGGCGACGGGATGGCCGACGGCGTCGACGCCGGGCCGCTGATCCACGCCCGCGCCTGTGCCGACGTCGGCGCGCGCGTTGCCTCCGCCGTCGCCGACGGGGCCGAAGTCGTCTGTGCCAACCGCGGCTACGAGGCCGACGGGCGGCTCCACGGCGGCAGCTTCTTCCCCCCCTCGCTCGTCCGCGGCGTCGGCGACTCGATGCGCCTGGCGCGCGAGGAGATCTTCGGTCCGGTGATCGCGCTGTCGCGCTACGACCGTGTCGGCGATGCGGTCGCCCGGGCCAACGCCACGCCCGCCGGACTCGCCGGCTACGTCTACGGCACCGACCTCGCGGCGTGCCGCGCGGTGGCCTCGGCGCTCGAGGTGGGGATCGTCGGCGTCAACGAGTGGCGGCCGCTGAAGGCGGAGATTCCGTTCGGCGGCGTCAAGGAGAGCGGGATCGGCGCCGAGGGGGGCGAAGAGGGGATCGCCGAGTTCCTCGACACGCGCGTCGTGTCGATGCCGCGGCCGCCACTGCCTGCCTGA
- a CDS encoding iron-containing alcohol dehydrogenase, whose amino-acid sequence MPPMSAVVEYHLPRRVVIGRGAAAGLPALCRAAGWRRVFLVSDDGVAAGGLVACVAEPLATAGMLAGTSTAVPAEPPLAAVDALAATIVAAGADAVIGLGGGSVMDAVKVAALVAAHGGTAADRVGIGRVGGRGLPTVLVPTTAGTGSEATRVAILTDPGTGDKVGVVDPALLPDIAVVDAALTDRLPPAVTAAAGMDALVHAIEAHGARVATPFSRGLALEAARAIGGALERVCRDPTDAAARDSLAEGAHLAGMAFSNSSCCAVHALALPLGGRFHLPHGVITGTFVGAVVRYNGPVAAAGYRRMAEAIGWGPLEPAEFAARLDALAGSIGLTTVLRSVAVPAAAIPALAAAAAANRRLMDPNPRPMPADAAAAIYREVLAVRS is encoded by the coding sequence ATGCCGCCGATGAGTGCCGTCGTCGAATACCACCTGCCGCGCCGGGTCGTCATCGGCCGCGGCGCGGCCGCAGGGCTCCCGGCACTGTGCCGGGCGGCCGGTTGGCGGCGCGTGTTTCTCGTGTCTGACGACGGCGTCGCCGCGGGGGGCCTCGTCGCTTGCGTCGCCGAGCCGCTCGCCACCGCCGGCATGCTCGCCGGGACGTCGACGGCGGTGCCGGCCGAGCCGCCGCTCGCGGCCGTCGACGCCCTCGCGGCCACGATCGTCGCCGCCGGTGCCGACGCGGTGATCGGTCTCGGCGGCGGGAGCGTGATGGATGCCGTGAAAGTCGCGGCGCTGGTCGCCGCCCACGGGGGCACGGCGGCCGACCGGGTCGGGATCGGCCGCGTCGGGGGCCGGGGACTGCCGACCGTGCTCGTGCCGACGACCGCCGGCACCGGCTCCGAGGCGACGCGAGTCGCGATCCTCACCGACCCCGGCACCGGCGACAAGGTCGGCGTCGTCGATCCGGCGCTGCTCCCCGACATCGCCGTCGTCGACGCGGCGCTCACCGACCGACTCCCGCCGGCGGTCACCGCGGCCGCCGGGATGGATGCCCTCGTCCACGCCATCGAGGCCCACGGCGCGCGGGTCGCGACGCCGTTTTCCCGTGGCCTGGCGCTGGAGGCGGCCCGGGCGATCGGCGGGGCGCTCGAGCGCGTCTGCCGCGATCCGACCGACGCCGCCGCGCGCGACAGCCTGGCGGAGGGAGCGCACCTGGCGGGGATGGCGTTCAGCAATTCCTCGTGCTGCGCCGTGCACGCGCTGGCGCTGCCGCTCGGCGGCCGGTTCCACCTCCCCCACGGCGTGATCACCGGCACGTTCGTCGGCGCCGTCGTCCGCTACAACGGCCCCGTCGCCGCCGCCGGCTACCGGCGGATGGCGGAGGCGATCGGCTGGGGACCGCTCGAGCCGGCCGAGTTCGCCGCCCGGCTCGACGCCCTCGCCGGCTCGATCGGCCTCACCACGGTGCTCCGGTCGGTCGCCGTGCCGGCCGCCGCGATCCCGGCGCTGGCCGCCGCCGCCGCCGCCAATCGCCGGCTGATGGATCCCAACCCGCGGCCGATGCCGGCCGACGCCGCGGCCGCGATCTACCGCGAGGTCCTCGCGGTCAGGTCCTGA
- a CDS encoding MFS transporter produces the protein MTERSTRRSALGTAWLVVALLWPVALLNYLDRQLMASMKTSVMESIPSIGTDENWGYMLGQFKWVYAAVSPLGGLLADRLGRRWVICGSLFVWSAITWWTGHVTSYQELLWARSAMGISEACYIPAALALIADHHTGATRSRAVGLHQMAIYCGVILGGFGGYVADDPRLGWRSAFDACGIVGMAYALPLALLLRGGVRTSAERDDSGTGVFSTLAALLANPSFILLVLYFTLPALAGWVVRDWMPAILKERFAIGQGQAGVSATLYWQLAAIVGAAGGGWLADRWMERSQRGRINTSALGMTLIVVALFGTALAFGDGGGGSLGAAIAALVVFGLGWGLFDINNMPILCQIAPPRQRATGYGLMNMVSIACGGLADWGFGRLRDRGVPLAVIFSGFATCAIVSVILVLLIRPRHAAAGD, from the coding sequence ATGACGGAACGGTCCACCCGTCGCTCGGCACTCGGCACCGCGTGGTTGGTCGTGGCCCTGCTGTGGCCGGTCGCGCTGCTCAACTACCTCGACCGGCAGTTGATGGCGAGCATGAAGACGTCGGTGATGGAATCGATCCCGTCGATCGGAACCGACGAGAACTGGGGCTACATGCTCGGCCAGTTCAAATGGGTGTACGCGGCGGTCAGCCCGCTCGGGGGCCTCCTCGCCGACCGCCTCGGACGCCGGTGGGTGATCTGCGGGAGCCTGTTCGTCTGGTCGGCGATCACGTGGTGGACCGGTCACGTGACCAGCTACCAGGAGTTGCTCTGGGCCCGGTCGGCGATGGGGATCAGCGAGGCCTGCTACATCCCCGCCGCGCTGGCACTGATCGCCGATCACCACACCGGCGCCACGCGTTCCCGCGCCGTCGGCCTCCACCAGATGGCGATCTACTGCGGCGTGATCCTCGGCGGCTTCGGCGGCTACGTCGCCGACGATCCCCGGCTCGGGTGGCGCAGTGCCTTCGACGCCTGCGGGATCGTCGGCATGGCCTACGCGCTGCCCCTGGCGCTGCTGCTGCGCGGCGGCGTGCGCACCAGCGCGGAGCGCGACGACAGCGGGACGGGAGTCTTCAGCACCCTCGCCGCGCTCCTCGCCAATCCATCGTTCATCCTCCTCGTCCTGTATTTCACGCTGCCGGCGCTGGCGGGCTGGGTCGTGCGCGACTGGATGCCGGCGATCCTCAAGGAGCGGTTCGCGATCGGCCAGGGCCAGGCGGGAGTGTCGGCGACCCTCTACTGGCAACTCGCCGCGATCGTCGGCGCCGCCGGCGGCGGCTGGCTCGCCGACCGCTGGATGGAGCGGAGCCAGCGCGGGCGGATCAACACTAGCGCCCTGGGAATGACGCTGATCGTCGTCGCGCTGTTCGGCACGGCGCTGGCGTTCGGCGACGGCGGTGGGGGAAGCCTCGGGGCGGCGATCGCGGCGCTGGTGGTGTTCGGTCTCGGCTGGGGGCTGTTCGACATCAACAACATGCCCATCCTCTGCCAGATCGCCCCGCCGCGGCAGCGCGCCACCGGCTACGGCCTGATGAACATGGTGAGTATCGCCTGTGGAGGGCTCGCCGATTGGGGGTTCGGCAGGCTGCGTGACCGCGGCGTGCCGCTGGCGGTGATCTTCTCGGGATTCGCGACCTGCGCGATCGTGTCGGTGATCCTCGTGCTGCTGATCCGCCCGCGGCACGCCGCCGCCGGTGACTGA
- a CDS encoding DUF2330 domain-containing protein, with protein MTAPESPPARRDSGASCRDRIERWSIRGGWPFTTRQRAMGHGFRQTAATVSLAWIVAIGGVAQACCPAWKIGSPIRIADQKILVIWDPDTKTEHFIRAAGFRGSPRRDEGQANDAAGFGFLVPSPAQPEVAAADAEVFTALDDAIRPKVVVVDRWRADPMPLLFKPFLLSQKVASRAAPTNAAPMSEVRVLERKQVGQYDVAVLQADDARALTEWLAANGFDSRPALEEWARPYVDKGWIITAFRYAEHASRVETGAVRMSFKTEVPMFAYRVPTDNIANADEGQPPSLLRAFVVLPGRANGTLGEGEQARGWEQALCRYSRPLADEGLRGLLGRTVGPDATVPATAWLTAFDDRTWPSGTEDLRFTYQPDGSEYQEVDRRFRDRSIPLPLDVIGVAIAAAAWGVKRRLAT; from the coding sequence ATGACTGCACCGGAGAGCCCACCCGCCAGGAGGGATTCCGGGGCCTCCTGCCGGGATAGAATCGAGAGGTGGTCAATCCGGGGAGGTTGGCCCTTCACGACGAGGCAACGAGCGATGGGCCACGGGTTTCGGCAGACCGCCGCGACGGTGTCGCTGGCCTGGATCGTGGCGATCGGCGGGGTAGCCCAAGCCTGCTGCCCGGCGTGGAAGATCGGCAGCCCGATCAGGATCGCCGACCAAAAGATCCTCGTCATCTGGGATCCCGACACCAAGACCGAGCACTTCATCCGCGCGGCCGGGTTCCGCGGGTCGCCGCGGCGCGACGAAGGTCAGGCCAACGACGCCGCGGGGTTCGGCTTTCTCGTCCCCTCGCCGGCGCAGCCGGAGGTGGCGGCGGCCGACGCGGAGGTGTTCACCGCCCTCGACGACGCGATCCGGCCGAAGGTGGTCGTCGTCGACCGGTGGCGGGCCGACCCGATGCCGCTGCTGTTCAAGCCCTTCCTTCTCAGCCAGAAAGTCGCCTCGCGGGCCGCTCCCACCAACGCCGCGCCGATGAGCGAGGTTCGCGTCCTCGAGCGGAAGCAGGTAGGCCAGTACGACGTCGCCGTTCTCCAGGCCGACGACGCGCGTGCGCTGACCGAGTGGCTCGCGGCCAACGGCTTCGATTCGCGCCCCGCCCTCGAGGAGTGGGCCCGGCCCTATGTCGACAAGGGCTGGATCATCACCGCCTTCCGCTACGCCGAGCATGCGAGCCGGGTCGAGACCGGCGCGGTGCGGATGAGCTTCAAGACGGAAGTTCCGATGTTCGCCTACCGCGTCCCGACCGACAACATCGCCAACGCCGACGAGGGCCAGCCGCCGAGCCTGTTGCGCGCGTTCGTCGTCCTGCCCGGCCGAGCCAACGGCACGCTCGGCGAGGGGGAACAGGCGCGCGGCTGGGAGCAAGCGCTGTGCCGCTACTCGCGGCCGCTGGCCGACGAAGGGCTCCGCGGCCTGCTCGGTCGGACCGTCGGCCCCGACGCGACCGTCCCCGCCACGGCCTGGCTGACGGCGTTCGACGACCGCACCTGGCCGTCGGGAACCGAGGATCTGCGGTTCACCTACCAGCCCGACGGCTCGGAGTACCAGGAGGTGGACCGTCGGTTCCGCGACCGCTCGATCCCGCTCCCGCTGGATGTCATCGGCGTGGCGATCGCCGCGGCCGCGTGGGGCGTGAAGCGGCGGCTCGCCACCTGA